A window of Aphis gossypii isolate Hap1 unplaced genomic scaffold, ASM2018417v2 Contig00537, whole genome shotgun sequence contains these coding sequences:
- the LOC126554548 gene encoding uncharacterized protein LOC126554548 — translation MMGQVLHNNVSLEVGSHDNILNKSMRREYYAETVERKRKAQHAIVTKNYCLAKKNYQEFKRQTKLITKINKKQVTGPQWFQELSEQQVRYIIKLLMSLTLKCTIYLDSIDYSKKIEQKNSNYKYEKILLVL, via the exons GGGCAAGTTCTTCACAACAACGTTTCATTGGAAGTAGGTtcacatgataatattttaaataaatcaatgcgTCGTGAATATTATGCAGAAACCGTCGAACGGAAGCGAAAGGCACAGCATGCGATTGTGaccaaaaattattgtttggcTAAGAAGAATTACCAAGAGTTTAAGAGGCAAACTA aactaataacaaaaattaataaaaaacaagtaaCGGGACCTCAATGGTTTCAGGAATTATCTGAACAACAggttagatatattattaaacttttaatgtcTCTAACACTTAAATGTACTATTTACCTCGATTCCATagattattctaaaaaaatagaacagaaaaattccaattataaatatgaaaaaatattattggtactGTAA